The genomic interval TCCGCCGCCGCGGCCGAGGGGTTCCGTCTCGACGACGGTGGTGACGGAGACGGGCAGGTCGGCGGTCTCGAGCCACTTCTGCAGCACTTCGGCGAGGTGGCCGCAGGACACGACGACGTCGGTGACGCCCTCCTCGGCGAGCCAGGTCAGCTGGTGGCCGATGATCGGGGTTCCCGTGCCGGGGATCTCGACCATCGGCTTGGGCCGGTCGTCGGTGTACGGACGGAGCCGGGAACCCTGGCCGCCGGCCAGGACAACGGCTTGCGTGGGGCGGGACACGGCACGCGGATCGGTCATGCCCGCACTGTACGCGGCCGGGGGCCGCGGATCATGGGCGGTACCGGGTGCCGGGGCGGTGCCGCCGGGCCCGGTACCGGGGAGCTCCGGCGGGGCGTTGAGTCGCCGCGCCTCGGCGGACGGAGGGCCGCACTGTCTGCGGGCCCCCTTGGAGTCCGCCCTCGCGGACGTGCGGTGGGTGCTCGGGTGGGACGCCCCGCCGCCACGCCGGTGCGGTGACGGGCTCGGTGCCTGCGGCCGGGCCGTCGAAGGCGCTGGTGGAGCAGTCCGGCGGGGGAGTTCGGTGAGGGCGCCCGGCCTTGGGCGACTTCCGCGCGTGCCGGGCCGCTGCCGCGCCCGCGTGGCCGGGCGGGCGGGGTGCGGCCGGCCGCGGGGCGGGAGTCGACGGCCGGCGCGGGGTGGGGCGGCGGCCCGGCGGGGTCGCGGGACGGGGGCGGCAGGTGACCCGGGGGCGGACCGGGCCGCGCGCGTCCTGCCCGGGTGCGTCAGTCGTTCGCGGCGACCACTCCTGTCGCGAAGGACGTGTCGCAGACCGGGCGGGCGTAGGACTGGGCCCTGGTGGGACCGTAGACGCGGACCGCGGCCTTGCCGAGGGAGCGGGCGATGGAGGCGCAGTGCCTGGCCAGGGAGGGGCGGTCGTCGACCGCCTGCTGAAGCTGGGTCAGGGCGGCGCCCGGGTCCTTCTTCTGCAGTTCGATGAGCAGTTGGTCGCGCAGCACGTCCTGGGGCGCGCGGGACGCGGCCCGCGACGAGGCGCCGGCGGCGGACGTGTCCGCGGCGGTGAGCACCGGACTCTGCGGGGCCCCCGACCAGTTGACCCGCGCGACCGCGAGGGTCCCGGAGAACACCAGGACGACGGGCAGGACGAGGGCGAGGGAACGGCCGATCCGGCGGGCGGGGCCCCGGCCGCGTCGCGTCTGAGGGTGAAGGGAGTGCGTCACGCGTGTGAGGGTAGCGTCCGGTAGCCACGGTGAAACATTCCGTCACCGTTACGGGGGACGAGGAACGACGACTTCCGCACCGCGTGTTGACGAGCTGGGCCAATTTGCCGGGATTGCCAGGGTATTTGTCGACAACGCCGAGGGGCCCGCAGCACGCTGCGGGGCCCTCGGCGTCGACTCGCTCAGTCGGACAGGCGCGCGCCCGTCGAGGTGGAGAACACGTGGGTCTCACCGGAGCGCGGCACGACGTGGAGCGTGCTGCCCTTCTCCGGGACGTCACGGCCGCCGACGCGGACCACGAGGTCCTTCGCCTCGCCACCGAGCTGCGCGGTGCCGTAGACGAACGCGTCGGAGCCCAGCTCCTCCACGACGTTGACGGTGACCGCCACGCCCAGGTCGGAGTCGGCGCCGGCGACGTCGAAGTGCTCGGGGCGGACGCCCACGGTGACGGTCTTGTCGCTGGTCGCGGAGAGCGCGTCACGCTGCACCGGCACCACCGAGTTGCCGAACTTCACACCGCCGTCGGTGACCGGGACCTCGATCAGGTTCATGGCGGGGGAGCCGATGAAGCCGGCGACGAACAGGTTCGCGGGCTTGTCGTACATGTTGCGCGGGGTGTCGACCTGCTGGAGCAGACCGTCCTTGAGCACCGCGACGCGGTCGCCCATGGTGAGGGCCTCGACCTGGTCGTGGGTGACGTAGACGGTGGTGATGCCCAGGCGGCGCTGCAGCGACGCGATCTGCGTACGGGTGGACACACGGAGCTTGGCGTCCAGGTTGGACAGCGGCTCGTCCATGAGGAACACCTGCGGCTCACGCACGATGGCGCGGCCCATCGCCACACGCTGGCGCTGACCGCCGGAGAGCGCCTTCGGCTTGCGGTCCAGGTACTCGGTGAGGTCGAGGATCTTCGCGGCCTCCTCGACCTTCTTGCGGATCTCCGCCTTGTTGACGCCGGCGATCTTGAGCGCGAAGCCCATGTTGTCGGCCACCGTCATGTGCGGGTAGAGCGCGTAGTTCTGGAACACCATGGCGATGTCCCGGTCCTTCGGCGGCAGGTGCGTGACGTCGCGGTCGCCGATGCGGATGGCGCCGCCGTTGACGTCCTCGAGGCCCGCGAGCATGCGGAGCGAGGTGGACTTGCCGCAACCGGACGGGCCGACCAGGACGAGGAACTCGCCGTCCGCGATCTCGATGTCCAGGGCGTCGACGGCGGGCTTGGTCGAACCCGGGTAGATCCGGGTCGCCTTGTCGAACGTGACAGTGGCCATGTGAATGGTCCCCTTCTACCGGCAGGAACGTGCCGGACGATCCGAGTAGGAAGGTGATGCCACGACGGGTGTTCCGTTGTGGTGTGTGGTCCACACGAGTGAACTGGCTCAGGACGGTACCCGCCGTTCACCTGCTTGTCAGCAGGTTCCGGCCGGTGAATTTCGCGAGAACTCTCGATCCCGCGCGTACCGGTCCGCCAGAACCGCCGCCGCCTCGGCGACCGCCCGCCGCAGTTCCGGAGGGCCGAGCACCTCCGCCTCCACGCCGAGGCGGAGCAGATCGCCGGTGGCCACCGCCTCCGA from Streptomyces sp. DH-12 carries:
- the ugpC gene encoding sn-glycerol-3-phosphate ABC transporter ATP-binding protein UgpC, whose translation is MATVTFDKATRIYPGSTKPAVDALDIEIADGEFLVLVGPSGCGKSTSLRMLAGLEDVNGGAIRIGDRDVTHLPPKDRDIAMVFQNYALYPHMTVADNMGFALKIAGVNKAEIRKKVEEAAKILDLTEYLDRKPKALSGGQRQRVAMGRAIVREPQVFLMDEPLSNLDAKLRVSTRTQIASLQRRLGITTVYVTHDQVEALTMGDRVAVLKDGLLQQVDTPRNMYDKPANLFVAGFIGSPAMNLIEVPVTDGGVKFGNSVVPVQRDALSATSDKTVTVGVRPEHFDVAGADSDLGVAVTVNVVEELGSDAFVYGTAQLGGEAKDLVVRVGGRDVPEKGSTLHVVPRSGETHVFSTSTGARLSD